In one window of Osmia lignaria lignaria isolate PbOS001 chromosome 11, iyOsmLign1, whole genome shotgun sequence DNA:
- the unc80 gene encoding unc80, NALCN channel complex subunit isoform X7, with protein sequence MVLDVFSGNMDNRRSVDGNLQEHALPIPVQMFLWRQLRPFIRAKLGKLHEASCTFCQHAPGHHETKEACTSLEKVLVQDLHNDLTPSLSLILGKVPRWRLIQTALPYVLHAAANLLHNRKDFQTLGAMETTLLYILHWILLDAAEECAELESDPGNPFYYVFPIPTMTLFVYLFAPLCNHLKDIDFKTNLRLENGLKIWSAMYECRHPDTPCFTTHCRIKPQVLWSRSFKASKPHQMSDDVFVGGNVESPPSQSVSVLSDQSVDKMSSKQLDEDNTWVSSPKDTVFPETIPEESSGAEDEHVVIFRLPSLSESEKALDGGEASIFHVAMGKTTGFSKLTIEQVTAISAFDSCRQYPQKPISIGTEKEKEDHKTDKEKEKEKEKEAQDTAKPKTSSTQKAPIDSTTGLTSSCAAIDADVRAATFLDVAVLRCLFVPQWQEEGVHWALQFLYQRLRMINEEISVQQMPRRRSNSLPIPKIEVSIYQSPESKKKDVAKDFMEVPEVRDVALISGHDVESSHTRRASEKSKKRMKMADLKAFVETKLLSKSEKALEKIGQEEPKMLYDQESHRSLDTGDNHLSRPTSFTSKIFEAKDVDHMKHPTNLIKGKSMPSLSCLINELTAGGYVGDTRIERKQSRFYSQSYTAPNPIITVTEHTPAPSPDFMKRQGSIDSQLDIISIHGSRLDSERKPSLTRSQTDSNITYASDEIPEAPGSSCYITKEGDIDLQVVLKAVHSAALRDNNCCTLRVCENILNLVELLMEMGVMKQCLREEIMGSIAESTTVVEKSEGGKKKDTGENEQEYRQDPPEKAKYSSHNLLMNCVIRVLKHLGCPHSCSEGIRGPQADFCRSQGQTILNKLYRASSKQFSRFLRSLMREQPIPEILEFFHAFVGFCVDPNQKRGSSKSPETGTQGYATNFGANLMGTTMAGGGTGGGANVSGTTGTMGATGTGSAAATYGLGGHSARGIEGHIFNCVFKALVTRFVKSLKELKSQDNLTLYCDLRQFMTYVKEVHGGVFRRVALSGILDSADRPNKRCNSNVQTTRVIRHIHQSDLEVHADIGGDTCYTVDDRGTRKFLFKKRSTSSTCASLLETELSEENAKVSQSPLGNLRKKHHILTPRQSERNLGIESLNSGKIRKSTRFQIGGIVNWFRKEYGRTDSTDSHESSESPTEGSFVRQSSFHYGHHRSASRSGRGVGLTLQKAKRRMQDQLINIGFGKSKKKESLEEVPGSYFSRRNSMEFGEASRESEFVVLKERRLVPRNPVYDGMLRFSFLLETCQPGSVPDHYLMGAILDLPYAPVAARACLLLECAHFVHQCNKGQWPTWMKMNFPIFRPSMPIHNRNATTVLSRVHVLQRTAGKLFYQWAEALGARLEELLLEDKQNVDQVISMVSDESRQRELIIEDEEEDFLDEASINGYGSQCPMALRSAACILLLEVTAFLRETYQTLPKFNKLLTKERPPPWERMYSREANRRWSMALSSMGHSQTSAQSLQSIVGDREVAPERKISFVLYEPDNESEGSSKSTVTIQGEEFQNLEKEKAKRVQPPQSRPFLLRRGTAENASGSFKKRSLKLRRGTKEGKDTECEAYTVKRADSIQSKRKVSSLSDRSDTSEPGFCGEISGEESPGILIDDQPPESPCDSNETDETNKNFPWMKVLVQFANSFNFYCSHQNFCHPYCHRRQMRACSRLIKSVRKIYGEEFGILNGTGIFDFDTEKKEASKKEKRGRKVSEQTSTQVSPVRRKDSVGKKYKIEKNMDGSQSCRLAQRDSSKDLADQDSEKGKETSKKSEGEPDKENSAILKYIKTQVKDVFHAPMATLVKGAVVMTEELFVDVLPVAWELLLESNQEVAASAASLFIVGAVRAPHQASELMNHGLQHSSSSVRINAILRFQVLWKLRYQVWPRMEENAHLTFKVPPPGIEFTLPSPKIGIESLPVVDPPWMPQVKTKVEEVTINQEHHRSLVTATKTRKKQQTELIKKALQAQDDKKREERENFLITTIPITVQAAYEPSPVGDDHDEGNVGDEDGGETIPRNTSHHGQSAPSLFPSSLCSAIVQIINLLDDAAVSDDGSAVYEVAYQVIWNCLVEDSALFLRYVLERLTRDKQELMFKILRHLIRFVPKLPQQAAFALYNYIIGYVMFYVRSPHEEGQKLIGTALSILWMVVHSVHGIMFKDLKQILRKEQCDASILLTANVPSAKKIVVYGPHDQDSGGIPLHFPVQEDTQFGQILRESLNFYNIEENKHQEYFLVDYKTHQIRNPSSYARDYYFFKGKSQFSEIILVHMKQEDAFSALQRQELVHKFVEIGKVLLTWAILKNVDMVVQRVVFLHEELMKLPSFPRRALEADLDLYKGGEIGRELLGLDVMHKFMWVKLIARMFEAMAGNFAYSGDIHLFLNVLNGAVILHSEDSCILRYVVATYINAAHNFKNIFSTNGYLLIIPTLLQLYSTHQTNKLVTTTVEYAVKQFYLMNRKPFILQMFGSVSTILDTDETSVHGEAHKVPSACLFNLLLSLETPSPDPLNIDELVKEEKPLRAIDFCYHDENEMVTVLDCISLCVMVIAYAPDSIRGQQMLITLEAILPCYVQQIQSPTYNKEGKTEKEIIHQLAVAVKTLVNNSEALTKYYNGPQKSSPEHKGSSQRNYGKGPYSPGFDFEDETHTTKYLEHTKVRNIYDRDNEASESCHKNEFRRPRDTLLNMVGDFVARCSARLTELNKKSQDGKTIELLDSKCHIRLADIAHSLLKISPYDASTMGCRGLRRYMNDILPSTDWSSDDMRPALTNILRRLDKTFSKIHKKASIRRNTDWTAANDLLKGVYETLAKCPYIAHFQYLKALLTTCQSLIIGDTPPEDVTSASSAALMSKIPPQHFCSTVLRLIALYVISLGEGYLHAMFTTQTRTENMLLNLLIPLFLRVGTGRKDVPKLRQSDINFALTAVLNTLWPPTTKTIPITTQNLKTTTDVRAGSLTFVARDSKTSTKMSLTLYQVAFLALKIMTICFETELKTEWTKVLRTMRLLNKRNEASTYLWNFIEFVVTHRTALYIQMLPFIVHKIGQAPISEHERNMQSTIRAKINGDTKTVPKSRGTLLTDLIHELKDLKEEIEDRKFDEAQPEPKRSVADMHSIPEGQPRTQRLSLIDRLTGDLGSRGHMNHQSNSSSTVKTTQPSQVSTPPNGIQTARGSSTSGGSSTLREASEVVAGEQQHTDQQITTDRSQPSSTNDERNHVKPHPILTHQKAPKLRFLSSVEFRHSSGETMTSQLSPTSPNEDSSGECRPDKPRLQRSMGQSKKTFRLRKSRRAHIEMSQSKPESIDNVSQVQTTQPSVLTPPTPIMDPSSFSIPSDSSSIRSRRSSSIRQSDCEKGTNLTSEQLHGLLHHHHHHHHHHHLHLQTSDVSWDEDTSSTSGYRESYNLNDIPSTSSTTTHVFEGSSPECSINGSGGEKTALLTSSQRTTSQHSLLMVFPNQDEDTLI encoded by the exons ATGGTTTTAGACGTTTTCAGTGGAAACATGGATAATCGTCGATCCGTCGATGGAAACCTACAGGAACATGCTCTGCCGATCCCGGTGCAGATGTTCCTCTGGAGACAGTTGAG ACCATTCATTCGTGCTAAACTTGGGAAACTTCACGAAGCATCCTGCACG TTCTGTCAACACGCGCCAGGCCATCAT GAGACGAAGGAAGCTTGCACG TCTCTCGAGAAGGTGTTGGTTCAAGATCTGCACAATGATCTAACACCCTCTTTGAGCTTGATACTGGGCAAGGTGCCACGCTGGCGTTTGATTCAAACCGCTCTTCCCTACGTTCTCCATGCCGCAGCCAATCTCCTGCACAATAG GAAGGATTTTCAAACTCTCGGAGCTATGGAGACGACGCTTCTTTATATCCTTCATTGGATACTTCTCGACGCTGCTGAAGAATGCGCGGAACTCGAATCTGATCCTggaaatcctttttattatgtCTTTCCTATTCCCACCATGACT CTGTTTGTATATCTCTTCGCGCCTCTGTGCAATCATTTAAAAGACATCGACTTCAAAACTAATTTACGATTGGAGAACGGTTTGAAAATATGGTCGGCTATGTACGAATGTCGTCATCCAGATACACCCTGCTTTACCACGCATTGTAGGATCAAACCGCAAGTTTTATGGAGTCGATCCTTTAAGGCTTCCAAGCCGCATCAAATGTCTGACGATGTGTTTGTTGGAGGAA ATGTTGAAAGTCCACCCAGTCAGTCAGTTAGCGTTCTTTCAGATCAAAGCGTTGATAAAATGTCGTCAAAACAGCTGGACGAGGAT AACACTTGGGTGTCATCGCCAAAGGACACTGTATTCCCAGAAACGATTCCAGAGGAGAGTTCTGGTGCTGAGGATGAACACGTA GTAATCTTCAGGTTGCCTTCCCTTAGTGAATCAGAAAAAGCACTCGATGGG gGTGAAGCTAGCATTTTTCATGTAGCTATGGGCAAGACAACTGGTTTCTCGAAATTAACGATAGAACAAGTTACAGCGATTTCAGCATTCGACTCTTGCAGGCAATATCCTCAGAAGCCTATAAGCATAGG CactgagaaagaaaaagaagatcacAAGAcggataaagaaaaggaaaaggaaaaggaaaaagaagcacAGGATACAGCCAAGCCAAAAACTTCCAGCACTCAAAAAGCTCCTATTGATTCTACTACAGGATTAACGAGTAGTTGTGCTGCTATTGATGCAGATGTTCGTGCTGCTACTTTTCTCGATGTAGCTGTTCTCAGGTGTCTTTTCGTTCCTCAATGGCAGGAAGAGGGGGTGCATTGGGCTTTGCAATTTTTGTACCAGCG attACGCAtgataaacgaagaaatatCAGTGCAACAAATGCCACGTCGTCGTAGCAATTCCTTGCCGATACCAAAAATTGAAGTGTCAATTTATCAGAGTCCTGAAAGTAAGAAAAAGGATGTGGCGAAAGATTTCATGGAAGTTCCCGAAGTTCGTGACGTTGCCTTGATATCCG GCCACGATGTTGAATCAAGTCACACGAGACGAGCCAGTGAGAAATCGAAGAAGAGAATGAAAATGGCTGATCTTAAAGCATTTGTTGAAACAAAATTGTTATCCAAATCTGAAAAGGCACTTGAGAAAATTGGCCAGGAAGAACCAAAGATGCTATACGATCag GAGAGCCACAGAAGTCTGGACACAGGGGATAATCACTTATCGAGACCAACATCGTTCACTTCAAAAATTTTTGAAGCTAAAGATGTTGACCACATGAAACATCCAACGAATTTGATCAAAGGAAAAAGCATGCCCAGTTTAAG CTGCTTGATTAACGAGCTGACCGCGGGAGG GTACGTTGGTGATACTCGAATCGAGAGGAAACAAAGTCGATTTTATAGCCAATCGTACACTGCACCCAACCCTATCATCACAGTTACGGAACACACCCCCGCGCCATCCCCAGACTTCATGAAACGACAG GGTTCGATCGACAGTCAATTAGATATTATTAGCATACACGGTAGTCGTTTAGATTCGGAAAGGAAACCAAGCCTAACGAGATCGCAGACAGACTCTAACATTACTTATGCCAGTGATGAAATACCGGAAGCGCCAGGATCCTCTTGTTACATTACTAAAGAAGGGGACATTGATCTACAAGTGGTTTTAAAA GCTGTACATTCAGCCGCTTTACGAGACAATAACTGCTGTACATTACGAGTGTGTGAGAATATTTTGAATTTGGTGGAACTTCTAATGGAAATGGGAGTAATGAAACAGTGTCTCCGTGAAGAAATCATGGGCAGTATAGCTG aaTCGACAACGGTGGTTGAGAAATCAGAAGGTGGAAAGAAGAAAGATACTGGTGAGAATGAACAGGAATATCGACAGGATCCTCCAGAAAAAGCAAAATATTCATCCCACAATCTGCTAATGAACTGCGTGATTAGAGTTCTGAAGCATCTGGGTTGTCCGCATAGTTGTTCAGAAGGGATACGAGGACCACAAGCAGATTTTTGTCGTTCTCAGGGACAAACGATCCTCAACAAATTATATCGAGCCAGCTCCAAGCAATTCTCACGGTTCCTGAGATCACTAATGCGGGAGCAACCGATACCGGAAATTTTGGAGTTCTTTCACGCATTCGTCGGATTCTGCGTGGATCCAA aTCAGAAACGAGGATCCAGTAAATCACCAGAGACCGGAACTCAGGGATACGCGACAAATTTTGGTGCTAATTTAATGGGAACGACGATGGCCGGTGGGGGTACAGGTGGTGGTGCAAACGTAAGCGGTACCACGGGAACCATGGGGGCGACAGGGACCGGAAGTGCAGCCGCGACTTATGGCCTTGGCGGCCATAGCGCTCGGGGTATAGAGGGTCATATTTTCAATTGCGTGTTCAAGGCACTGGTTACACGCTTTGTGAAATCGCTTAAAGAGTTAAAATCCCAGgacaatttaaccctttactgTGATCTTCGTCAGTTTATGACTTATGTCAAGGAGGTCCATGGTGGTGTGTTTCGTCGTGTTGCTCTCAGTGGTATCTTGGACTCTGCTGACAGACCTAATAAAAGGTGCAACAGTAATGTCCAAACCACTCGAGTTATCAG ACACATACATCAGTCAGATTTAGAAGTGCACGCGGATATCGGGGGAGATACATGTTACACCGTAGACGATAGAGGAACTCGaaagtttctttttaaaaaacgtAGCACATCCTCCACGTGTGCg AGTCTTCTTGAAACAGAATTAAGCGAAGAAAATGCGAAAGTCAGCCAAAGTCCTTTAGGTAATTTGAGGAAGAAACATCATATACTCACTCCAAGGCAAAGTGAACGTAATTTAGGAATTGAATCTTTGAATTCtggaaaaattcgaaaatcGACTCGTTTTCAAATAGGTGGCATAG TCAATTGGTTTCGAAAGGAATACGGCAGAACCGATTCTACTGATAGTCATGAAAGCAGCGAGTCACCAACTGAGGGTAGTTTTGTTAGGCAATCCAGTTTTCATTATGGTCACCACCGTAGTGCGTCCAGGTCAGGACGAGG TGTTGGTCTAACTCTACAGAAGGCAAAACGTAGAATGCAAGACCAGCTGATTAATATTGGCTTTGGAAAGAGCAAGAAGAAAGAAAGTCTAGAAGAAGTACCTGGAAGTT ATTTCAGTAGAAGGAATTCTATGGAATTCGGCGAAGCATCAAGGGAGTCTGAATTCGTAGTACTGAAGGAAAGAAGATTGGTACCTAGAAATCCAGTCTACGATGGAATGCTGAGATTCTCATTCTTATTGGAAACTTGTCAACCGGGTTCGGTTCCTGATCATTATCTAATGGGGGCAATCTTAGatctt CCCTATGCACCGGTGGCCGCCCGAGCGTGTTTATTATTGGAATGCGCCCACTTTGTGCATCAGTGCAATAAAGGACAATGGCCAACttggatgaaaatgaattttcccaTATTCCGTCCATCGATGCCTATTCACAATAGAAATGCTACCACAGTGCTGAGCAGAGTACACGTGTTGCAACGCACTGCTGGAAAATTGTTTTATCAATGGGCAGAG GCTCTTGGGGCACGATTAGAGGAATTGTTATTGGAAGATAAACAAAATGTCGATCAAGTGATATCAATGGTGTCTGATGAAAGCAGACAGCGAGAGTTAATCATtgaggatgaagaagaagattTCCTTGATGAag CTAGTATAAATGGTTATGGATCACAGTGTCCCATGGCGTTACGTTCGGCAGCTTGTATTCTACTTTTGGAAGTGACAGCATTTTTAAGAGAAACGTATCAAACTCtaccaaaatttaataaacttttaacaaAAGAACGTCCACCACCTTGGGAACGGATGTACAGTAGAGAAGCAAATCGACGGTGGAGTATGGCGCTCTCCTCTATGGGTCATTCCCAGACGTCTGCACAGAGTCTTCAATCCATCGTGGGCGATCGCGAGGTGGCTC cggaGCGTAAAATTAGTTTCGTCCTGTACGAACCAGATAATGAATCCGAAGGTAGTAGCAAATCAACAGTCACCATTCAAGGAGAAGAATTTCAAAATCTTGAAAAAGAGAAGGCTAAGAGAGTGCAACCACCTCAGAGTCGACCGTTTCTTCTTCGTCGTGGTACAGCTGAAAATGCAAGTGgttcttttaaaaaaagaagcttGAAACTTCGACGAGGTACCAAAGAGGGCAAGGATACCGAATGCGAGGCTT ATACGGTAAAACGAGCGGACTCGATCCAATCAAAAAGAAAAGTGAGCTCATTGTCAGACAGGAGCGACACATCCGAACCAGGGTTCTGCGGTGAAATCAGCGGAGAGGAATCACCGGGGATCCTCATAGACGATCAACCACCTGAGAGTCCCTGCGACAGCAACGAAACAGacgaaacgaataaaaattttccttGGATGAAGGTCCTAGTACAATTCGCCAATTCGTTCAACTTCTACTGTTCCCATCAGAACTTCTGTCATCCTTATTGCCATCGGCGTCAAATGCGAGCCTGTAGCAGGTTAATCAAATCCGTGAGGAAGATTTACGGAGAGGAATTTGGAATTCTGAACGGCACGGGAATATTTGATTTCGATACAGAGAAAAAGGAAGCTAGTAAGAAGGAGAAACGTGGTAGGAAAGTTTCAGAACAAACTAGCACTCAGGTATCACCAGTAAGGAGGAAGGACAGCGTGGGGAAAAAATAcaa gATCGAGAAGAACATGGATGGATCCCAATCCTGCAGACTAGCCCAACGCGATTCATCCAAAGACCTGGCTGACCAAGATTCAGAAAAAGGCAAAGAAACGTCGAAAAAGTCCGAAGGGGAGCCGGACAAAGAAAATTCAGCGATTCTAAAATACATCAAGACCCAAGTGAAGGATGTGTTCCACGCACCCATGGCAACTTTGGTAAAAGGAGCGGTGGTAATGACGGAGGAGTTATTCGTCGACGTTCTACCTGTCGCCTGGGAGCTTCTGTTGGAATCGAATCAAGAAGTCGCAGCTTCGGCAGCGTCTCTCTTCATAGTAGGAGCTGTACGAGCTCCGCATCAAGCGAGCGAATTAATGAACCATGGTCTTCAACACAGCAGTTCCAGCGTACGGATAAACGCCATATTGAGATTTCAAGTTCTATGGAAGCTACGGTATCAAGTCTGGCCACGAATGGAAGAGAACGCCCATTTGACGTTCAAAGTTCCTCCGCCCGGTATTGAATTTACGTTGCCCTCGCCGAAGATCGGTATCGAATCGTTGCCGGTGGTGGATCCACCGTGGATGCCTCAGGTGAAAACAAAAGTAGAGGAAGTGACGATCAATCAGGAGCATCAT AGGTCTCTGGTGACGGCTACGAAAACACGTAAGAAGCAACAAACGGAACTGATAAAGAAGGCTTTACAGGCACAGGATGACAAGAAACGCGAAGAAAGAGAGAACTTTTTAATCACTACTATACCGATTACCGTGCAGGCTGCGTACGAACCGAGTCCTGTCGGAGATGACCACGATGAAG GAAATGTCGGGGACGAAGACGGAGGTGAAACTATACCAAGGAACACGTCCCATCACGGTCAATCCGCGCCTTCGTTATTTCCTTCCTCTTTATGCTCGGCGATCGTACAGATCATCAACCTGCTGGACGATGCTGCTGTTTCGGACGATGGAAGCGCTGTTTACGAAGTTGCATATCAA GTCATATGGAACTGTTTGGTGGAAGACAGTGCTCTGTTTCTTCGTTACGTTTTAGAACGTCTTACCAGAGATAAGCAAGAATTGatgtttaaaattttaaggCACCTTATTCGATTCGTACCAAAGCTACCCCAACAGGCCGCATTCGCtttgtataattatataattggtTACGTTATGTTTTACGTACGCTCCCCTCACGAAGAAGGGCAGAAATTAATTGGAACTGCACTTTCCATACTGTGGAtg GTCGTGCACAGTGTTCATGGAATAATGTTTAAAGATTTGAAACAGATACTACGGAAAGAACAGTGCGATGCTTCTATTTTATTAACTGCGAATGTTCCATCCGCTAAAAAGATCGTAGTTTATGGTCCTCATGATCAGGATTCCGGAGGAATACCATTACATTTCCCGGTGCAGGAAGACACACAGTTCGGTCAGATACTTCGGGAATCCTTGAATTTCTACaacattgaagaaaataagCACCAAGAATATTTTCTCGTCGACTATAAAACAC ATCAAATTCGTAATCCGTCGTCGTATGCTCGAGATTATTATTTCTTCAAAGGTAAATCACAATTCTCCGAAATTATACTGGTACATATGAAACAAGAGGACGCGTTCAGTGCTTTGCAACGGCAAGAGTTGGTTCATAAATTCGTTGAAATTGGAAAGGTCCTATTAACGTGGGCAATTTTGAAGAACGTTGATATGGTGGTGCAGAGGGTAGTTTTTCTTCATGAAGAACTAATGAAATTACCCTCCTTTCCACGAAGAGCATTGGAAGCAGACCTGGATTTGTATAAAGGCGGTGAAATAGGCAGG GAACTTCTTGGTCTGGACGTGATGCACAAATTCATGTGGGTCAAATTAATCGCAAGGATGTTCGAAGCTATGGCTGGCAATTTCGCCTACTCAGGAGACATCCATCtctttttaaacgttttaaacGGTGCAGTTATTCTTCACAGCGAGGATTCATGTATTTTGCGTTACGTAGTAGCTACATACATAAACGCAGCACATAATTTCAAGAACATTTTCTCAACGAAtggttatttattaattataccgaCGTTGTTGCAATTGTATTCCACTCATCAGACAAATAAGTTGGTGACAACCACTGTGGAGTATGCTGTGAAACAATTTTATCTGATGAATCGAAAGCCATTTATTCTTCAGATGTTTGGAAGTGTTTCTACTATTTTGGATACGGACGAAACGAGTGTTCATGGAGAAGCACATAAG GTTCCCTCAGCctgtttattcaatttattattgaGCTTGGAGACTCCATCGCCGGACCCTTTAAACATAGATGAATTGGTGAAGGAAGAGAAGCCTTTAAGAGCCATTGATTTTTGTTATCACGATGAGAACGAAATGGTCACGGTATTAGATTGCATATCTCTTTGCGTGATGGTGATAGCTTATGCGCCAGATTCAATTAGAGGGCAACAAATGCTG ATTACATTGGAAGCAATATTACCGTGTTATGTTCAGCAAATTCAATCTCCAACTTATAACAAGGAAGGAAAAACTGAGAAGGAAATAATACATCAATTGGCTGTTGCTGTGAAAACTTTGGTTAATAATTCTGAGGCACTGACCAA gtaCTATAATGGACCTCAAAAATCAAGTCCAGAGCACAAAGGTTCCAGTCAAAGGAATTATGGCAAAGGTCCATATTCACCTGGTTTTGATTTTGAGGATGAAACTCATACTACCAAGTACCTAGAGCACACCAAGGTGCGCAATATTTATGATCGAGATAACGAAGCTAGTGAAAGTTgtcataaaaatgaatttcgTCGTCCGCGAGACACATTGTTAAATATGGTAGGAGATTTTGTAGCAAGATGTTCAGCTCGTTTAacagaattgaataaaaagtCACAGGATGGAAAGACGATCGAATTATTGGACTCCAAGTGTCACATA cgATTAGCAGACATAGCGCACAGTCTTTTAAAGATATCTCCATACGATGCGAGCACGATGGGTTGTCGTGGCTTAAGACGATACATGAATGATATTTTACCATCAACTGATTGGTCCAGCGATGATATGAGACCAGCCTTAACGAATATTTTAAGAAGACTCGATAAAACCTTcagtaaaattcataaaaaagcTTCGATTAGAAGGAATACCGATTGGACAGCCGCGAATGATCTCTTGAAAGGGGTGTATGAAACGTTGGCCAAATGCCCCTACATTGCacattttcaatatttgaaaGCACTGCTAACTACTTGTCAG TCATTAATTATTGGAGATACCCCACCGGAAGATGTGACATCAGCTTCCTCGGCCGCTTTAATGAGCAAAATACCGCCGCAACATTTTTGCTCGACGGTACTTCGATTGATAGCACTTTACGTTATATCTCTCGGCGAAGGATACCTTCATGCCATGTTTACTACCCAAACTAGAACCGAGAATATGttacttaatttattaataCCGTTGTTCTTGCGTGTGGGAACTGGAAGGAAAG ATGTACCAAAGCTGAGACAGTCGGACATCAATTTTGCTCTAACAGCGGTGTTGAATACTCTATGGCCACCGACAACTAAAACTATACCAATAACTACCCAAAATCTGAAAACCACAACGGATGTGAGAGCGGGTAGTTTGACATTTGTGGCGAGAGATTCAAAGACTTCGACGAAAATGTCGTTGACGTTGTATCAAGTTGCCTTTTTAG CACTAAAGATAATGACGATATGTTTCGAAACGGAATTGAAGACCGAATGGACGAAAGTCTTGCGCACAATGCgtttattaaataaacgaaACGAAGCGTCCACTTACTTGTggaattttattgaattcgTGGTGACACATCGCACAGCTTTATACATTCAAATGCTTCCGTTTATCGTTCATAAAATTGGCCAGGCACCAATTTCAGAACACGAGAGAAATATGCAGAGCACAATACGCGCGAAGATTAACGGTGATACTAAAACGGTACCAAAATCTCGCGGCACTCTGTTAACTGATCTTATACACGAATTGAAGGACTTGAAGGAAGAAATAGAAGATCGAAAATTTG ATGAAGCACAACCCGAACCAAAAAGGAGCGTCGCAGACATGCACTCCATACCGGAAGGACAGCCTCGAACTCAGAGATTATCATTAATTGATCGTTTGACTGGAGATCTAGGATCCAGGGGTCATATGAATCACCAGTCGAACTCAAGTAGTACTGTAAAAACGACACAACCGAGTCAAGTATCCACACCGCCAAACGGCATACAAACTGCACGCG GATCAAGCACTAGCGGAGGATCGTCAACCCTTCGCGAGGCAAGCGAGGTTGTCGCTGGCGAACAACAACACACGGATCAACAAATAACGACAG ATAGATCTCAACCATCTTCTACTAACGATGAACGTAACCATGTTAAGCCTCATCCTATATTAACTCATCAAAAGGCGCCAAAACTGCGCTTTCTCTCTTCTGTAGAGTTTAGGCACTCATCAG GGGAGACCATGACGAGTCAA